The Stieleria maiorica genome includes the window ATTGAAAGCGGGCGACAAGGTCCAAAACGGCCCCGAAGCCCCGCCGACGCTGGGTAACTGCCTGCCGCTGAAGAATATTCCGCTGGGAACCACCGTGTGCTGCATCGAGATGCGAATCGGCGGCGGTGCCGTCCTGTGCCGGTCGGCCGGGACGGGGGCGACGTTGATGGCCCGCGAAGCCGATTGGGCCCAGTTGCAACTGCCCAGCGGCGAGGTCCGGCGTGTGCCCAGTCGCTGCCGAGCGACGGTCGGCCAGGTCGGCAACAGCGAACACATGAACGTGGTGTTGGGCAAGGCCGGCCGAGCCCGATGGCTGGGACGTCGCCCCCACGTGCGTGGAACCGCGATGAACCCGATCGATCACCCGCACGGTGGTGGTGAAGGTCGCACTAAGGGCGGTCGTCACCCGGTCAGCCCCCAGGGCAAGAGTGCCAAGGGTGGAGCGACCCGCCAGAAACGTAAACCGAGTAACAGCTCGATCGTTCGTCGCCGCAAGAGCAAGCGATACGGTCAGTTGAAACTGCACAAGTAATCAGGTAGCTGAAGAACGATGAGCCGCAGTAGCAAAAAAGGTCCCTACGTCGACCCGAAGCTGTACTTCAAGGTGC containing:
- the rplB gene encoding 50S ribosomal protein L2, with translation MGIRIYKPTSPGRRNASVSDFAELTPGYKVEKGLLKPKRKTGGRNNQGKITARHRGGGHKQMYRVVDFRRVKDGVPATVDSVQYDPNRSARIALLKYADGQKTYVISPSGLKAGDKVQNGPEAPPTLGNCLPLKNIPLGTTVCCIEMRIGGGAVLCRSAGTGATLMAREADWAQLQLPSGEVRRVPSRCRATVGQVGNSEHMNVVLGKAGRARWLGRRPHVRGTAMNPIDHPHGGGEGRTKGGRHPVSPQGKSAKGGATRQKRKPSNSSIVRRRKSKRYGQLKLHK